The proteins below come from a single Microcoleus sp. FACHB-68 genomic window:
- a CDS encoding DoxX family protein: MQKYVPLLARILLSIIFIKAGIDKLFDPGSTVQQMASKGIPLPGVLIIPTIILLIAGGLSVLLGFKARYGALGLIGFLIPTTLIFHTNFAEPMQQIQFLKNLGLMGGLLMVVAFGSGALSLDERTGSPGISSPSERF, encoded by the coding sequence ATGCAAAAATACGTTCCTTTGTTAGCACGGATACTTCTCTCAATTATCTTTATTAAAGCCGGCATCGATAAACTGTTTGATCCAGGCAGCACCGTCCAACAGATGGCATCAAAAGGAATTCCCTTACCCGGAGTGCTCATCATTCCCACCATCATCCTTTTAATTGCAGGCGGACTTTCAGTATTACTCGGCTTTAAAGCTCGTTATGGAGCATTAGGATTGATCGGCTTCTTAATTCCCACTACCTTAATTTTTCACACAAACTTTGCTGAACCTATGCAACAAATTCAGTTTCTAAAAAATTTGGGGTTGATGGGTGGTTTACTGATGGTCGTGGCATTTGGATCGGGTGCACTCAGCCTAGATGAGCGCACCGGCTCACCTGGAATCTCATCACCTTCTGAGAGATTTTAA
- a CDS encoding VOC family protein: MNQVLFHLAFPVTDIAQTKEFYGNGLGCEIGRESPNSIILNLCGHQIVAHVTREPLTPQRTIYPRHFGLVFTAEADWEALLERAQQKQLLFREQPKRRFTGLPTEHRTFFLEDPFHNLLEFKYYCHPEAIFGVQEYAQVGDAV, from the coding sequence ATGAACCAAGTTTTATTTCATCTTGCCTTTCCCGTCACCGATATTGCCCAAACAAAAGAATTTTACGGCAATGGCTTGGGGTGCGAAATTGGGCGAGAATCCCCGAATTCTATCATTCTCAATCTTTGCGGCCATCAAATTGTCGCCCACGTCACCCGCGAACCTCTAACGCCCCAAAGAACGATTTACCCGCGCCATTTTGGGCTGGTTTTCACCGCAGAAGCCGACTGGGAAGCCTTGCTAGAGCGAGCGCAACAAAAACAGCTACTCTTTAGAGAGCAGCCAAAGCGCCGGTTTACTGGCTTACCCACAGAACATCGCACCTTCTTTTTAGAAGATCCGTTTCATAATTTGCTGGAATTTAAATATTATTGCCATCCAGAGGCAATTTTTGGGGTTCAGGAATACGCACAAGTTGGTGATGCGGTTTAA
- a CDS encoding alpha/beta fold hydrolase, whose translation MNSSNTRNPVLLIHGIWDTSALFNTMTAYLTKLGWPVYSLDLIPNNCDIGLDELARQVADYAANIFEPAQPFDLIGFSMGGIVSRYYVQRLGGINRVQRFITISSPHQGTWLAHSSRRPGYLQMCPRSEFLRDLDRDVKMLDQVNFTSIWTPFDLMIVPAHSSKMPVGKEVVVPVPLHAQMVTDPRSLKVVAEALMSPIKVNTSNETTEQKIKIVGAD comes from the coding sequence ATGAACAGTTCAAACACTCGCAACCCAGTCTTACTGATTCACGGCATTTGGGACACCAGCGCCCTTTTTAACACAATGACAGCCTACTTAACGAAGCTAGGTTGGCCGGTGTATAGCTTGGATCTAATTCCAAATAATTGTGATATTGGTCTTGATGAATTGGCTAGGCAAGTTGCAGATTACGCAGCCAATATATTTGAGCCGGCACAACCGTTTGATTTGATTGGGTTTAGCATGGGTGGAATTGTAAGCCGGTACTACGTGCAGCGGTTGGGAGGCATCAACCGAGTGCAGCGATTTATTACGATTTCTTCGCCGCATCAGGGAACTTGGCTAGCGCACAGCAGCAGGCGTCCGGGATACTTACAAATGTGTCCGAGAAGTGAATTTTTGCGAGATTTAGATCGAGATGTGAAGATGCTAGATCAGGTAAATTTCACGTCGATTTGGACACCTTTTGATTTGATGATTGTGCCGGCACACAGTTCAAAAATGCCGGTAGGGAAAGAGGTGGTGGTGCCGGTTCCCCTTCATGCCCAAATGGTGACAGATCCCCGGAGTTTGAAGGTTGTTGCGGAAGCTTTGATGTCACCGATTAAAGTTAACACATCAAATGAAACGACGGAGCAAAAAATAAAAATTGTAGGTGCCGATTAA
- a CDS encoding TIGR00297 family protein, which translates to MLSTVYSLNPWLVAVALNTVLLTIAYFAPKKLLTPAGLLHAWVLGVIIWGTLGWRGYAVVMFYFLVGSAVTRIGMAEKEAAGIAEKRSGARGPENVWGSALTGTLCALATLLPVSVPSSIPLVSLLLLGYVASFSTKLSDTSASEVGKVYGKRTFLITTLQPVERGTEGAVSLEGTLAGIVASALIALVAWGVGMINFTGVILCVIAAFIATNLESVIGATLQSKFDWLTNEVVNIINTLIGAGVAILLALAWNYWLPVFV; encoded by the coding sequence ATGTTATCTACAGTTTATTCTCTGAATCCTTGGTTGGTTGCAGTTGCATTGAATACGGTTCTGCTGACGATCGCCTATTTTGCGCCGAAGAAGTTACTCACACCGGCAGGGTTGTTGCACGCCTGGGTGTTGGGGGTGATCATTTGGGGGACATTGGGGTGGCGAGGCTATGCGGTGGTGATGTTCTACTTTCTAGTCGGTTCTGCGGTTACGCGCATTGGCATGGCAGAGAAAGAGGCTGCCGGTATAGCTGAGAAGCGATCGGGTGCCAGAGGGCCAGAAAATGTTTGGGGTTCGGCGCTTACCGGCACTCTCTGCGCCTTGGCAACTCTTCTGCCGGTTTCCGTCCCTTCTTCTATTCCTCTCGTCTCACTTTTGCTCTTAGGCTATGTAGCGAGTTTTAGCACAAAGTTATCGGATACGAGTGCAAGTGAGGTTGGCAAAGTATATGGAAAGCGGACGTTTTTGATTACGACGTTGCAGCCGGTGGAACGAGGGACAGAAGGCGCAGTAAGTTTGGAAGGAACGCTTGCCGGCATCGTGGCATCGGCGCTGATCGCCTTGGTTGCTTGGGGCGTTGGGATGATTAATTTCACAGGGGTTATCTTGTGTGTAATTGCAGCGTTTATTGCAACCAATTTAGAAAGTGTGATTGGGGCAACGTTGCAATCAAAGTTTGATTGGCTGACGAATGAAGTGGTGAATATTATTAATACGTTGATTGGTGCCGGTGTGGCGATTTTGCTAGCTTTGGCATGGAATTATTGGCTGCCGGTGTTCGTTTAG
- a CDS encoding triacylglycerol lipase has translation MSSANDRNPVLLVHGIFRQAGVFNRMSAYLSKLGWSVYALNMTLSDANLGLDHLAEEVAAYIDKTFGPKQPIDLVGLSMGGLVSRYYLQRLGGIERVQRFVTISTPHNGTSMAYLLPQPTCIQMRPGSAFIDALNEDAAMLERVTFTSIWTPWDFIILPAHSSRMPVGKEVKVQVFAHAGMVISVKSLQAVAEALKEPVKPHHQLVRIPEPQKLPLDGNNI, from the coding sequence ATGAGCAGTGCGAACGACCGGAACCCAGTCTTATTAGTTCATGGAATCTTCAGACAAGCAGGCGTTTTTAACAGAATGTCTGCTTATTTAAGTAAGCTGGGTTGGTCGGTTTATGCGCTGAATATGACCCTGAGTGATGCAAATCTGGGACTTGATCACCTAGCTGAAGAAGTGGCAGCCTATATTGATAAAACGTTTGGCCCGAAACAGCCAATCGATTTAGTGGGTTTGAGTATGGGAGGTTTGGTGAGCCGGTATTATTTGCAGCGGTTGGGAGGAATTGAGCGAGTGCAGCGCTTTGTTACGATTTCTACTCCCCATAACGGCACATCAATGGCTTACCTTTTACCTCAACCGACTTGCATTCAAATGCGTCCTGGCAGTGCTTTTATTGACGCTTTGAATGAGGATGCGGCGATGTTGGAACGGGTAACTTTTACTTCGATTTGGACGCCTTGGGATTTTATTATTTTGCCGGCACACAGTTCGAGAATGCCGGTGGGCAAAGAAGTGAAAGTGCAGGTATTTGCCCACGCCGGCATGGTGATTAGTGTTAAAAGTTTACAGGCGGTTGCTGAGGCTTTAAAAGAGCCGGTTAAACCGCATCACCAACTTGTGCGTATTCCTGAACCCCAAAAATTGCCTCTGGATGGCAATAATATTTAA